The following DNA comes from Candidatus Binataceae bacterium.
GTCAGCATCTCGCGCTCCGAACTCAAGCCCACAGTGCTCGTCCCATAGGGCGCTCAGGTCGTAGCGCGGGCCGAGAGTGCTGCGGAGCAGACCCACCGAGCGGGAGCGTGCAAGTTGTGCGGCAAAGGGATGAAAACTCGCGCGCAAGTCGCAATTGAACCCGTGCTGAGCATCGGCATAGACGTAGAATTCCGCGCGGTCATGCGTAGCGAGCGCCCGGCGCGTGCTCTCGCGAGCCGCCGCGGGGATGGCGGCATCGTTCTCGCCATAGTGGAACATGATGGGACATTTGATTCGCGGCGCTTCATCGAGGCGGGTTTCGATTCCTCCTCCGTAGTAAGCGATCGCAGCGTCGGTAGTGCAACGCGCGGCCGTGAGGTACGCGAGCAGTCCGCCAAAGCAGTAACCGACGACTGCCACGTTGCCGTTGCGCTCGGGTCGCGAACGCAAGTGGTCAAGCGCTGTAGCGATGTCTTTCAGCGTGACTTCCAGGTCCAGTTTCTGCCGTAATGCCCGTCCCTTCGCGCTCCCGTCGGGAGTGTAGGGCAGCTCAACCCCGGGTTCGATTCGCCAGAAGATGTCCGGCGCGAGCGCGACGTATCCTTCCGCCGCCCACCGATCGGTTACCGCCCTGATATGTGCGTTTACCCCGAAAATTTCCTGCAGGACCAGTAGCCCGGGACCTGAGCCCGAAGGCGGAAGAGACAAGTAGGCCTGGAACGTGCCACCATCGTATGCGTGAACCTTAATCGTTTGACTGTTCATTTGTGACTCCTTGCCGGGCGTGCGCAGCCGTTACTGTATCATCGCGCTCGGGGGAATTTTTTCGCGCTGACTAAGCTTTGTCGCCTCAGGGCGAAGACGCGTTGCGGGCGCGTCCGGAACCACCGAAAACACTGCAGTGCGTTGGCGGTAAAGGTCGCCATCCGATCGTGCATGGGTTTTCAACTCAGCGGCTTGCTTGCCGAGGCGAGCGTGATCTGAAAGCCTAGCAAGGCCCGCAAGATCGCACGTCTTAATGGAATCCAGCCAGCCAGCGACAGCCCCGACCCACATCCAATTTCATCCGCCGCGACGATATTTGCAGCTGATGTTTGCGCTGCTGATGTCGGCTACGATTTTCGAAGGCTACGACATCACCATTTTTCATCTCTGTACGCCTCACATTATGAAAACCTTCGCGATGAGCGATCGCGAGATCGGATTCGTCGCCACGCTGGTACGGTTCGGCGGCATCCTGTCTTTTGGCATCGTGGCCAGCGCCGATCTCTATGGTCGCCGTCCAATCCTGTCGATCACCGTCGTTTTCTATACCCTATTTACGCTGGCCACCGCGTTGTCACGCGGAGTGCTCACATTCACGATTTTTCAGAGCGCGGCGCAGTTGTTCCTGGCCGCGGAATTCGGCGTGGCCGTAACCATGGTGAGCGAAGAATTTCCCGATGAAACGCGCGGTCGCGCCATCGCCGCTTTGCATACCGTCGCTTTTCTGGGTGTCGCTGCCGCTGCCGCACTCTATCCTCTGGTGGCGCCCTCGAGCTGGGGCTGGCGCGGCATGTACCTGCTCGGAATCGTTCCGCTCCTCCTCACTGCATTCTTAAGGCGAGGGCTCCGCGAGACGATGCGGTTTCAGGCCATGGAGGCTGCCCGCAAAATGGCCGGCGCTGCTCGTGAGAAGCTGATGCCGAAGCTGCGCTCCTCGATGGCAGAATTCGCCGGCCCCTACCGGAACCGACTCATACTCATCGCGATTCTGTGGAACTCGATCGGATTAGTCGGCGGGCCGACCATCACCTTCTTTAGTCTGTTGGCCATTCGCGACCATCACTGGACCGCGGCCCAAGTCGGCCTCGCGCTGATCGTGGCCTACCTGATGGGAAGCGTTGGAAGTTTGCTGAGCGGCTATGCGATGGATCGGGTCGGGCGCAGGATGACGACCGCCGTGTTCTATCTAGCTTCGGCGATCTCGATGGCAATCATGTTCGGCTCCGGGTGGCACGGTTCGGTGAGGTTCGGAATTGTCGCGACCCAGTTCGCCTATCAGGCCGCCCGAACAGCCACCTCGGCGTTGTCCG
Coding sequences within:
- a CDS encoding dienelactone hydrolase family protein, producing the protein MNSQTIKVHAYDGGTFQAYLSLPPSGSGPGLLVLQEIFGVNAHIRAVTDRWAAEGYVALAPDIFWRIEPGVELPYTPDGSAKGRALRQKLDLEVTLKDIATALDHLRSRPERNGNVAVVGYCFGGLLAYLTAARCTTDAAIAYYGGGIETRLDEAPRIKCPIMFHYGENDAAIPAAARESTRRALATHDRAEFYVYADAQHGFNCDLRASFHPFAAQLARSRSVGLLRSTLGPRYDLSALWDEHCGLEFGARDADATMKTMVAEPYVNHVPTLTGGYGQTELHRFYKRHFIPSLPADMKIVPIARTLGPDRIVDEVLMCFTHDREIDWLLPGVEPTGKYCEVPAVASVAFEGNRLCYERIYWDQASALVQVGKLDPAGLPVAGLETARKIKGEQIPSNQLMPTWKND
- a CDS encoding MFS transporter; amino-acid sequence: MESSQPATAPTHIQFHPPRRYLQLMFALLMSATIFEGYDITIFHLCTPHIMKTFAMSDREIGFVATLVRFGGILSFGIVASADLYGRRPILSITVVFYTLFTLATALSRGVLTFTIFQSAAQLFLAAEFGVAVTMVSEEFPDETRGRAIAALHTVAFLGVAAAAALYPLVAPSSWGWRGMYLLGIVPLLLTAFLRRGLRETMRFQAMEAARKMAGAAREKLMPKLRSSMAEFAGPYRNRLILIAILWNSIGLVGGPTITFFSLLAIRDHHWTAAQVGLALIVAYLMGSVGSLLSGYAMDRVGRRMTTAVFYLASAISMAIMFGSGWHGSVRFGIVATQFAYQAARTATSALSAELFPTEIRASGYSLTVQVVGQLGWTLSPLLVGMLSVPLGGIGNAASVFALGPMVGAIALAYVPETRGKTLEEISPPVL